A single window of Cottoperca gobio chromosome 9, fCotGob3.1, whole genome shotgun sequence DNA harbors:
- the elmod3 gene encoding ELMO domain-containing protein 3 isoform X2 produces MYKKEESINTCRHYTCALQKPWWSLHQLLSPSQSMTTEAFRGQDQEHARQPTHSYAMEEDIDVTSHTEGLNGLSRECKPLEDINNGHSNHKPVMNGLIISHNVKDHTNGSAPLRSLPISALKQNGLLQTLAAGGDQPQPAEENVELEKARQEWEALENIQPALTEDSNPTPLISFNEALQYFQTTDLGDLLKNIQPTIRRTGLAAITHFLFGPPRLHRELLEERDLVFAIAQCHVDNSQTVHMRVLQTIYKRLIGSRLDCPRFGTHWENIGFQGTDPATDLRGTGFLGLMHTLYFVMDPETLPLARDIYKLSQHPTQNFPFSVMSINMTRIALQVLREEALSKECNRRQQVVGVLNEFYVATYLHLYQLWKTQQKTIMDSGFVLKEVELFAKKNPKQMLRRLEVFLKERRAGGIPRGTSPDPQAQQPSPSLGARARMGQGSKGKDMHFTGVCDLPPDMEGEARLI; encoded by the exons ATGTATAAAAAGGAGGAAAGCATAAATACTTGCCGTCACTACACATGTGCACTACAGAAACCATGGTGGTCCTTGCATCAGCTCCTCAGCCCATCTCAGTCCATGACTACAGAAGCCTTTAGAGGCCAGGATCAGGAACACGCTCGCCAGCCAACACACTCATATGCAATGGAAGAAGACATTGATGTCACATCCCACACTGAG GGTCTGAATGGTTTGTCCCGGGAATGTAAACCATTAGAGGATATCAACAATGGACACTCCAACCATAAGCCT GTCATGAACGGACTGATTATTAGTCATAATGTCAAAGACCACACCAACGGCAGCGCACCACTCAGATCCCTGCCG ATTTCAGCACTGAAGCAGAATGGTCTTCTACAGACTCTGGCAGCTGGAGGGGACCAGCCTCAgcctgcag AGGAAAATGTGGAGTTGGAAAAGGCCAGACAGGAGTGGGAGGCTCTGGAGAACATCCAACCAG CTCTCACTGAGGACTCGAACCCGACCCCGCTCATCTCCTTCAATGAAGCCTTGCAGTACTTCCAGACCACAGACCTCGGGGACTTGCTG AAGAACATCCAGCCAACCATTCGCAGGACGGGTCTGGCCGCGATCACACACTTCCTCTTCGGACCTCCGCGGCTGCACAGGGAGCTCCTGGAGGAGAGGGATCTGGTCTTTGCCATCGCACAGT GCCATGTGGACAACAGTCAAACAGTCCACATGCGCGTCCTCCAGACCATTTATAAGAGGCTGATTGGCAGCAGGCTGGACTGTCCTCGCTTTGGGACGCACTGGGAAAACATCGGCTTTCAGG GTACAGACCCGGCCACTGACCTACGTGGCACTGGTTTCCTGGGACTGATGCACACGCTGTACTTTGTGATGGACCCGGAGACTCTACCGTTGGCTAGAGACATCTACAAGTTATCACAACACCCGACACAG AACTTTCCATTCAGTGTGATGTCAATCAACATGACCCGCATCGCTCTGCAAGTACTCCGAGAGGAAGCCTTGTCCAA GGAGTGCAATCGTCGTCAGCAAGTGGTCGGTGTGCTAAATGAGTTCTACGTTGCCACGTATCTGCACCTGTACCAACTGTGGAAGACCCAACAGAAGACCATCATGGACTCTGGCTTTGTACTAAAAG AAGTGGAGCTGTTTGCCAAAAAGAACCCCAAGCAGATGCTGCGCCGACTAGAGGTCTTCCTGAAAGAGAGGCGTGCAGGTGGAATTCCCCGTGGGACGTCACCAGACCCTCAGGCCCAACAGCCCTCTCCCAGCCTGGGGGCCAGAGCCAGGATGGGACAGGGAAGCAAGGGAAAGGACATGCACTTCACAGGAGTGTGTGATCTACCGCCAGACATGGAGGGAGAGGCCAGACTCATCTAA
- the elmod3 gene encoding ELMO domain-containing protein 3 isoform X3, which translates to MVFYRLWQLEGTSLSLQVTHTHTHTHTLTQPLFCLASSSHRNVRQCILDTRQQLQLLLEENVELEKARQEWEALENIQPALTEDSNPTPLISFNEALQYFQTTDLGDLLKNIQPTIRRTGLAAITHFLFGPPRLHRELLEERDLVFAIAQCHVDNSQTVHMRVLQTIYKRLIGSRLDCPRFGTHWENIGFQGTDPATDLRGTGFLGLMHTLYFVMDPETLPLARDIYKLSQHPTQNFPFSVMSINMTRIALQVLREEALSKECNRRQQVVGVLNEFYVATYLHLYQLWKTQQKTIMDSGFVLKEVELFAKKNPKQMLRRLEVFLKERRAGGIPRGTSPDPQAQQPSPSLGARARMGQGSKGKDMHFTGVCDLPPDMEGEARLI; encoded by the exons ATGGTCTTCTACAGACTCTGGCAGCTGGAGGGGACCAGCCTCAgcctgcaggtaacacacacacacacacacacacatactctcacacAACCTCTCTTTTGTCTCGCATCCTCATCCCACAGGAATGTGAGACAGTGTATCCTAGATAccaggcagcagctgcag TTGCTTctgg AGGAAAATGTGGAGTTGGAAAAGGCCAGACAGGAGTGGGAGGCTCTGGAGAACATCCAACCAG CTCTCACTGAGGACTCGAACCCGACCCCGCTCATCTCCTTCAATGAAGCCTTGCAGTACTTCCAGACCACAGACCTCGGGGACTTGCTG AAGAACATCCAGCCAACCATTCGCAGGACGGGTCTGGCCGCGATCACACACTTCCTCTTCGGACCTCCGCGGCTGCACAGGGAGCTCCTGGAGGAGAGGGATCTGGTCTTTGCCATCGCACAGT GCCATGTGGACAACAGTCAAACAGTCCACATGCGCGTCCTCCAGACCATTTATAAGAGGCTGATTGGCAGCAGGCTGGACTGTCCTCGCTTTGGGACGCACTGGGAAAACATCGGCTTTCAGG GTACAGACCCGGCCACTGACCTACGTGGCACTGGTTTCCTGGGACTGATGCACACGCTGTACTTTGTGATGGACCCGGAGACTCTACCGTTGGCTAGAGACATCTACAAGTTATCACAACACCCGACACAG AACTTTCCATTCAGTGTGATGTCAATCAACATGACCCGCATCGCTCTGCAAGTACTCCGAGAGGAAGCCTTGTCCAA GGAGTGCAATCGTCGTCAGCAAGTGGTCGGTGTGCTAAATGAGTTCTACGTTGCCACGTATCTGCACCTGTACCAACTGTGGAAGACCCAACAGAAGACCATCATGGACTCTGGCTTTGTACTAAAAG AAGTGGAGCTGTTTGCCAAAAAGAACCCCAAGCAGATGCTGCGCCGACTAGAGGTCTTCCTGAAAGAGAGGCGTGCAGGTGGAATTCCCCGTGGGACGTCACCAGACCCTCAGGCCCAACAGCCCTCTCCCAGCCTGGGGGCCAGAGCCAGGATGGGACAGGGAAGCAAGGGAAAGGACATGCACTTCACAGGAGTGTGTGATCTACCGCCAGACATGGAGGGAGAGGCCAGACTCATCTAA
- the elmod3 gene encoding ELMO domain-containing protein 3 isoform X1, producing the protein MYKKEESINTCRHYTCALQKPWWSLHQLLSPSQSMTTEAFRGQDQEHARQPTHSYAMEEDIDVTSHTEGLNGLSRECKPLEDINNGHSNHKPVMNGLIISHNVKDHTNGSAPLRSLPISALKQNGLLQTLAAGGDQPQPAGNTHTHTHTYSHTTSLLSRILIPQECETVYPRYQAAAAEENVELEKARQEWEALENIQPALTEDSNPTPLISFNEALQYFQTTDLGDLLKNIQPTIRRTGLAAITHFLFGPPRLHRELLEERDLVFAIAQCHVDNSQTVHMRVLQTIYKRLIGSRLDCPRFGTHWENIGFQGTDPATDLRGTGFLGLMHTLYFVMDPETLPLARDIYKLSQHPTQNFPFSVMSINMTRIALQVLREEALSKECNRRQQVVGVLNEFYVATYLHLYQLWKTQQKTIMDSGFVLKEVELFAKKNPKQMLRRLEVFLKERRAGGIPRGTSPDPQAQQPSPSLGARARMGQGSKGKDMHFTGVCDLPPDMEGEARLI; encoded by the exons ATGTATAAAAAGGAGGAAAGCATAAATACTTGCCGTCACTACACATGTGCACTACAGAAACCATGGTGGTCCTTGCATCAGCTCCTCAGCCCATCTCAGTCCATGACTACAGAAGCCTTTAGAGGCCAGGATCAGGAACACGCTCGCCAGCCAACACACTCATATGCAATGGAAGAAGACATTGATGTCACATCCCACACTGAG GGTCTGAATGGTTTGTCCCGGGAATGTAAACCATTAGAGGATATCAACAATGGACACTCCAACCATAAGCCT GTCATGAACGGACTGATTATTAGTCATAATGTCAAAGACCACACCAACGGCAGCGCACCACTCAGATCCCTGCCG ATTTCAGCACTGAAGCAGAATGGTCTTCTACAGACTCTGGCAGCTGGAGGGGACCAGCCTCAgcctgcaggtaacacacacacacacacacacacatactctcacacAACCTCTCTTTTGTCTCGCATCCTCATCCCACAGGAATGTGAGACAGTGTATCCTAGATAccaggcagcagctgcag AGGAAAATGTGGAGTTGGAAAAGGCCAGACAGGAGTGGGAGGCTCTGGAGAACATCCAACCAG CTCTCACTGAGGACTCGAACCCGACCCCGCTCATCTCCTTCAATGAAGCCTTGCAGTACTTCCAGACCACAGACCTCGGGGACTTGCTG AAGAACATCCAGCCAACCATTCGCAGGACGGGTCTGGCCGCGATCACACACTTCCTCTTCGGACCTCCGCGGCTGCACAGGGAGCTCCTGGAGGAGAGGGATCTGGTCTTTGCCATCGCACAGT GCCATGTGGACAACAGTCAAACAGTCCACATGCGCGTCCTCCAGACCATTTATAAGAGGCTGATTGGCAGCAGGCTGGACTGTCCTCGCTTTGGGACGCACTGGGAAAACATCGGCTTTCAGG GTACAGACCCGGCCACTGACCTACGTGGCACTGGTTTCCTGGGACTGATGCACACGCTGTACTTTGTGATGGACCCGGAGACTCTACCGTTGGCTAGAGACATCTACAAGTTATCACAACACCCGACACAG AACTTTCCATTCAGTGTGATGTCAATCAACATGACCCGCATCGCTCTGCAAGTACTCCGAGAGGAAGCCTTGTCCAA GGAGTGCAATCGTCGTCAGCAAGTGGTCGGTGTGCTAAATGAGTTCTACGTTGCCACGTATCTGCACCTGTACCAACTGTGGAAGACCCAACAGAAGACCATCATGGACTCTGGCTTTGTACTAAAAG AAGTGGAGCTGTTTGCCAAAAAGAACCCCAAGCAGATGCTGCGCCGACTAGAGGTCTTCCTGAAAGAGAGGCGTGCAGGTGGAATTCCCCGTGGGACGTCACCAGACCCTCAGGCCCAACAGCCCTCTCCCAGCCTGGGGGCCAGAGCCAGGATGGGACAGGGAAGCAAGGGAAAGGACATGCACTTCACAGGAGTGTGTGATCTACCGCCAGACATGGAGGGAGAGGCCAGACTCATCTAA